One Paenibacillus riograndensis SBR5 DNA segment encodes these proteins:
- a CDS encoding THUMP domain-containing class I SAM-dependent RNA methyltransferase, whose protein sequence is MGKLTLIATAPMGLEAVVARELNELGYETAIENGRVLFSGDYIDICRCNLWLRTSDRVLVKMGQFPARTFDELFEGVKAIEWQDWIPENGEFPVEGRSHKSQLTSVPACQGIVKKAIVEKLKLSYRTEWFPENGPRYVVEVILLNDTALITLDTTGPALHKRGYRRQATEAPLKETMAAALIQLSRWNGHRPLYDPCCGSGTLLIEAAMIAWNIAPGLRRSFPSEHWPEIPQRLWEEAREEAFDAVRDDYPLQLTGTDIDPAAIEIAEANAKSAGLAGEITFQAIAAAKARPQGEYGCIITNPPYGERISNDKEVEKLTRQFGEMMLYLPTWSFFAISPYKEFEQYYGRKADKRRKLYNGRIECQYYQYLGPLPPRKPQ, encoded by the coding sequence TTGGGCAAATTAACATTGATCGCCACCGCCCCCATGGGGCTGGAGGCCGTCGTAGCACGTGAATTGAACGAACTGGGTTATGAGACTGCGATCGAAAACGGCCGGGTATTGTTCAGTGGGGATTACATTGACATCTGCCGCTGCAATCTATGGCTGCGGACCTCTGACCGGGTATTGGTCAAAATGGGCCAGTTCCCGGCCCGGACCTTCGATGAGCTGTTCGAAGGCGTCAAAGCCATTGAGTGGCAGGACTGGATTCCCGAAAACGGAGAGTTTCCCGTCGAAGGAAGGTCGCATAAATCCCAGCTTACCAGCGTACCTGCCTGCCAGGGCATTGTCAAGAAAGCCATTGTCGAAAAGCTGAAGCTTTCGTACCGTACCGAATGGTTCCCGGAGAACGGCCCGCGGTATGTGGTGGAAGTAATTCTTCTGAATGATACCGCTTTGATAACGCTGGACACCACCGGTCCTGCGCTGCACAAACGCGGCTACCGCCGCCAGGCGACGGAAGCGCCGCTGAAGGAAACGATGGCGGCCGCACTGATCCAGCTCAGCCGCTGGAACGGCCACCGTCCGCTGTACGATCCGTGCTGCGGCTCCGGCACGCTGCTGATCGAGGCGGCCATGATCGCCTGGAACATTGCGCCGGGCCTGCGGCGCTCGTTCCCGTCCGAGCATTGGCCGGAAATCCCGCAGCGTCTCTGGGAAGAAGCCCGCGAGGAAGCCTTCGACGCTGTGCGCGACGACTACCCGCTGCAGCTCACCGGTACGGACATCGATCCGGCCGCGATTGAAATCGCTGAAGCGAACGCCAAAAGTGCCGGACTCGCCGGGGAGATTACCTTTCAGGCCATCGCTGCGGCCAAAGCCAGACCTCAAGGCGAGTATGGCTGCATCATTACAAATCCCCCTTACGGGGAGCGTATCAGCAACGACAAGGAAGTGGAGAAGCTTACCCGCCAGTTCGGAGAAATGATGCTGTATTTGCCGACATGGTCTTTTTTCGCCATCAGCCCGTATAAGGAATTCGAGCAGTACTACGGACGCAAAGCGGACAAGCGGCGCAAGCTCTACAATGGACGGATTGAATGCCAATATTATCAATACCTCGGCCCCCTGCCGCCGCGCAAGCCTCAATAG
- a CDS encoding O-methyltransferase: MPNQEEYSEQLYTEDALLLKVKQAIKDSGMPEVSIAPGYGRLLTMLVAASRSTRILEIGALGGYSGICLCRGLSKAGRLTSLELKAEYAELAGRHLEEAGFGEAVEYKLGPALDSLKLLEAEGRTFDFFFIDADKENYPNYLEYAIKLAAPGAVIAGDNIFLRGRTLNAEKNGPAVQAMRRFNEMIANDERLTSTLLPAYDGLALAVVK; encoded by the coding sequence ATGCCCAATCAGGAAGAATACAGTGAACAATTATATACAGAGGACGCGCTGCTGCTCAAGGTGAAGCAGGCCATTAAAGACAGCGGCATGCCCGAGGTGTCCATTGCACCCGGATACGGGCGGCTGCTGACAATGCTGGTGGCGGCATCCCGTTCCACGCGGATTTTGGAGATTGGCGCGCTTGGCGGGTACAGCGGCATCTGCCTCTGCCGCGGACTCAGCAAGGCAGGGCGGCTGACCTCGCTTGAACTGAAAGCCGAATACGCGGAGCTTGCCGGACGGCATCTGGAAGAAGCCGGATTCGGTGAAGCTGTGGAATACAAGCTCGGCCCGGCGCTGGACAGCCTGAAGCTGCTGGAGGCGGAGGGCCGGACCTTCGACTTTTTCTTTATTGATGCCGATAAGGAAAACTATCCGAATTATCTGGAATATGCCATTAAGCTGGCAGCACCGGGTGCGGTGATCGCCGGGGATAATATTTTTCTGCGCGGACGCACCTTGAATGCCGAGAAGAATGGACCGGCCGTACAGGCGATGCGCCGCTTCAATGAGATGATTGCCAATGATGAGCGGCTGACCAGCACACTGCTCCCCGCATACGACGGCCTGGCGCTGGCGGTTGTAAAGTAA
- a CDS encoding MFS transporter: MKNWETWKVNLIVLWFGQFLVNAGMTMITPFLTLYLAKDLGVQGDAIGLWAGLIFAANFMTSFLFQPLWGKLADKYGRKIMLLRSSFGMALVIVLMGFAQTPWQLLLLRLLNGTISGFNPASIALVSGNTPKARMGFAMGLMQSGSVAGTILGPLIGGALADWIGYRPIFYIVGALLFAASLLALFLVKEKFDRAEAAQVPQISVLEGFKELAKVPQLPALFGVTFLLQFAMIAPMTLLPLYVEKLHGSAVDIAFWAGVVSAVTGVSNMLASPVLGKLSDKVGAHRILTYALIGAALFIIPQAFVTSVWQLIIVRFLMGVFMGGLLPSVNALIRSYTPDGKESRAFGFNSSMLALGNMLGAVIGGFLSGFIGIEGLFLISGGFLLINTVWVRLKLYKGAAPRLFR, encoded by the coding sequence TTGAAGAATTGGGAGACGTGGAAAGTCAACCTCATTGTGCTTTGGTTCGGCCAATTTCTGGTTAACGCCGGAATGACCATGATCACCCCGTTCCTGACCTTGTATCTGGCCAAAGACCTGGGGGTGCAAGGCGATGCGATCGGGTTATGGGCCGGACTTATTTTTGCCGCAAACTTTATGACTTCATTCCTGTTTCAGCCGCTGTGGGGCAAGCTCGCCGACAAATATGGACGCAAAATCATGCTGCTGCGCTCCAGCTTCGGCATGGCACTGGTCATTGTGCTGATGGGCTTCGCACAGACGCCTTGGCAGCTCCTGCTGCTCCGCCTGCTCAACGGAACCATTTCCGGTTTCAATCCGGCCTCCATCGCACTGGTCTCGGGCAACACACCGAAAGCCCGCATGGGCTTTGCCATGGGGCTGATGCAGTCCGGGTCGGTCGCCGGGACCATCCTTGGCCCGCTGATCGGCGGGGCTTTGGCCGACTGGATCGGGTACCGCCCGATCTTTTATATCGTCGGGGCCTTGCTCTTCGCCGCCTCACTGCTCGCCTTATTTCTCGTCAAGGAGAAATTTGACCGGGCCGAAGCTGCACAGGTGCCGCAGATTTCCGTGCTTGAGGGCTTCAAGGAGCTGGCCAAGGTGCCGCAGCTGCCTGCGCTGTTCGGCGTAACGTTCCTCCTGCAGTTTGCCATGATCGCCCCGATGACACTGCTTCCGCTCTACGTGGAGAAGCTGCACGGCTCAGCCGTGGACATCGCGTTCTGGGCAGGAGTCGTCAGCGCCGTAACCGGCGTGTCCAACATGCTGGCCTCGCCTGTGCTCGGCAAGCTGAGCGACAAGGTTGGCGCCCACCGGATTCTCACCTACGCCCTGATCGGCGCTGCGCTGTTTATCATTCCGCAGGCCTTTGTGACAAGTGTCTGGCAGCTGATCATTGTCCGCTTTCTGATGGGGGTCTTCATGGGCGGCCTGCTGCCAAGCGTCAATGCCCTCATCCGCTCATATACGCCTGACGGCAAGGAGAGCCGGGCGTTCGGCTTCAACAGCAGCATGCTGGCTCTCGGCAACATGCTGGGAGCAGTTATCGGGGGCTTTTTATCCGGATTTATCGGCATTGAAGGCCTGTTCCTCATCTCCGGCGGCTTCCTGCTGATCAATACGGTGTGGGTGCGGCTGAAGCTGTACAAAGGGGCCGCTCCACGGCTGTTCAGATAA
- the hemE gene encoding uroporphyrinogen decarboxylase: MTYNDTFIRACRKQDTDHIPVWYMRQAGRYDPEYRKIKENYSLLEICEQPELAAEVTMMPVRKLGVDAAILYSDIMNPVASLGVKFDIVKNIGPVIENPIRSAADVERLKPIDVEGDLSHILKTIAILDKELDVPLITFAGAPFTIASYLIEGRPSKSYHRTKEMMYSQPQVWFMLMDKLGDMVIAYLRAHVASGGKAFQLFDSWVGALAPHDFELYVLPTISRIFAGLADLNVPKIYFPGVSSGELLPSLAHLQADVIGLDWRVSLTEGRRRIGGRFAVQGNLDPYLLTAPLDLLKERAKALIDEGIREPGYIFNLGHGLFPEASLDTLKELTEYVHDYSREALKQTAKPRLSL, translated from the coding sequence ATGACCTACAATGACACTTTTATCCGCGCCTGCAGGAAGCAAGACACGGACCACATTCCCGTATGGTACATGCGGCAGGCCGGCCGGTATGATCCCGAATACCGTAAAATCAAGGAAAACTACTCGCTCCTGGAGATCTGTGAACAGCCCGAGCTTGCGGCAGAGGTTACAATGATGCCTGTCCGCAAGCTGGGTGTGGATGCGGCCATTCTGTATTCCGATATCATGAATCCGGTTGCTTCCCTCGGGGTGAAATTCGACATTGTGAAGAACATCGGTCCCGTTATCGAGAACCCGATCCGCAGTGCAGCGGATGTGGAGAGGCTGAAGCCCATCGATGTGGAAGGCGATCTCAGCCATATCCTGAAGACTATAGCCATTCTGGACAAAGAGCTTGATGTGCCCCTGATTACCTTTGCCGGAGCGCCCTTTACCATTGCCAGCTATCTGATCGAAGGCAGGCCCTCCAAGAGCTACCACCGCACCAAGGAAATGATGTACAGTCAGCCGCAGGTCTGGTTCATGCTTATGGATAAGCTTGGCGATATGGTCATCGCCTATTTGCGCGCCCATGTCGCCAGCGGAGGCAAGGCATTCCAGCTGTTCGACAGCTGGGTGGGTGCGCTTGCTCCACATGATTTTGAGCTGTATGTGCTGCCGACCATCTCCCGTATTTTTGCCGGACTTGCGGATCTTAATGTGCCGAAGATCTATTTTCCGGGCGTCAGCTCAGGTGAGTTGCTGCCAAGCCTGGCCCATCTCCAGGCGGATGTCATCGGTCTGGACTGGCGTGTTAGCCTTACTGAAGGCAGACGCCGCATCGGCGGCCGTTTTGCGGTCCAGGGCAATTTGGACCCTTATCTGCTGACAGCACCGCTGGATCTGCTCAAGGAACGGGCCAAAGCTCTGATCGATGAAGGCATCCGCGAGCCGGGCTACATTTTTAATTTGGGGCACGGTTTATTTCCCGAGGCTTCTCTGGACACGCTAAAGGAGCTGACGGAATATGTCCATGACTATTCCCGTGAGGCTCTGAAGCAAACCGCGAAACCGCGCCTATCATTATAA
- the hemH gene encoding ferrochelatase — MTTKIGVLVMSYGTPESLEGVEAYYTHIRRGHAPSPEQLKELKDRYEAIVGGVFPLRENTNRQVEALQAALNNGHAGEKVEFVCYQGLKHARPFIEDGVEAMAKDGITHGVGIVLAPHYSVMSVGTYIKRAKEKAEASGIEMAFVESYHLHPELIEVLSRRVSAKLDLFEEAGAVREDVRVLFSAHSLPERILSMGDPYRDQLLATSEAVAKQAGVRNWQFTWQSAGRTAEPWLGPDILETLHELSEAQVKYVLVAPVGFVSDHLEVLYDLDIEAQALASELDMRLMRIDSLNSDPAYMSVLSDVVRTAAGQFKVSQS; from the coding sequence GTGACCACTAAAATTGGTGTACTCGTTATGTCGTACGGCACGCCTGAAAGCCTGGAAGGGGTGGAGGCTTATTACACGCATATCCGCCGGGGACATGCGCCTTCTCCAGAACAGCTGAAGGAATTGAAGGACCGTTATGAAGCCATCGTTGGCGGAGTGTTTCCGCTGCGGGAGAATACTAACCGCCAGGTTGAGGCGCTGCAGGCCGCGCTGAACAACGGTCACGCCGGAGAAAAAGTGGAATTTGTCTGCTATCAGGGGCTTAAGCACGCCCGTCCTTTTATCGAGGATGGCGTGGAAGCGATGGCGAAGGACGGCATTACGCATGGTGTGGGCATTGTGCTCGCCCCCCATTATTCCGTAATGAGTGTCGGCACCTATATCAAACGCGCCAAGGAAAAGGCGGAAGCCAGCGGAATCGAAATGGCATTTGTGGAGAGCTATCACCTCCATCCGGAGCTGATTGAAGTCCTGAGCCGCAGAGTATCGGCCAAGCTGGATCTGTTCGAGGAAGCCGGTGCGGTGCGTGAGGATGTCCGGGTGTTATTCAGCGCGCATAGTCTGCCTGAGCGTATTTTGTCCATGGGGGACCCGTACCGCGATCAGCTGCTGGCCACCTCTGAAGCTGTCGCCAAGCAGGCGGGAGTCCGCAACTGGCAGTTCACCTGGCAGAGCGCGGGCCGCACAGCCGAGCCATGGCTGGGACCGGATATTCTGGAGACCCTGCACGAGCTTAGCGAGGCGCAGGTGAAATATGTGCTGGTAGCCCCGGTCGGCTTCGTGTCCGACCATCTGGAGGTGCTGTATGACCTGGATATTGAAGCACAGGCGCTGGCCTCTGAACTGGATATGCGGCTGATGCGGATTGATTCGCTCAACAGTGATCCGGCTTATATGTCTGTGCTCAGCGATGTGGTGCGGACAGCGGCCGGGCAGTTCAAGGTGAGCCAGTCATGA
- the hemG gene encoding protoporphyrinogen oxidase has translation MTGRARKVVIIGGGLSGLSAAFYVRKYYREAGIQPDIILVEKDKSLGGKIETLHREGFVIEKGPDSFLARKTVMSELAKELEIDHELVTTNPNAKKTYILQRGKLHPMPAGLVLGIPTELKPFLKSGLVTFGGKMRAMMDFIIPPRRSTEDESLGALIERRLGTEVLENMTEPLLAGIYAGDMRKISLQATFPQFGDVERKHGSLIRGMMMGRKPAETHTGTKKSAFLTFRKGLQSLVHALIHELHDVEQRTGTGVAAIHVRGGEAAGGSSSQVAGTGPSPRYEIELDNGELVPADDVYVTVQNFAAADLLRPHVDVSALDSVNYVSVANVVMAFAKKDIHTEYDGSGFLVPRKEGRNITACTWTSTKWLHTSPDDRVLLRCYVGRSGDEQNVELPDAALTELVLKDLKEIMGITAQPMFTEITRLKHSMPQYPVGHPARIAALRSELTQKLPGVYAFGAGYDGIGMPDCIKQAKLTAESAAGRLVQQPEPAAVLK, from the coding sequence ATGACCGGCAGGGCACGAAAAGTAGTTATTATCGGCGGGGGCCTCAGCGGCCTCAGCGCCGCTTTTTATGTCCGCAAATATTACCGGGAAGCCGGAATTCAGCCGGATATCATTCTCGTGGAGAAGGACAAGAGCCTCGGCGGCAAGATAGAAACGCTGCACCGCGAGGGTTTTGTCATTGAGAAGGGACCGGACTCCTTTCTGGCCCGCAAAACCGTGATGAGCGAGCTGGCGAAGGAGCTGGAAATCGATCATGAGCTGGTAACCACCAATCCGAATGCCAAAAAAACGTACATACTGCAGCGCGGCAAGCTGCATCCCATGCCGGCAGGTCTTGTGCTGGGCATTCCCACAGAGCTGAAGCCGTTTCTGAAGAGCGGCCTTGTTACCTTTGGCGGCAAAATGCGGGCGATGATGGATTTCATCATTCCGCCCCGGCGCAGTACAGAGGATGAATCGCTGGGTGCGCTGATCGAACGGCGTCTGGGCACAGAAGTGCTGGAGAATATGACGGAGCCGCTTTTAGCCGGGATTTATGCCGGGGATATGCGCAAGATCAGCCTTCAGGCGACCTTTCCGCAGTTTGGAGATGTAGAAAGGAAGCATGGAAGTCTCATTCGCGGGATGATGATGGGGAGGAAGCCGGCTGAAACGCATACCGGCACCAAAAAAAGCGCCTTTCTGACCTTCCGCAAAGGCCTGCAGAGCCTGGTCCATGCCTTAATTCATGAATTGCATGATGTTGAGCAGCGGACGGGAACGGGAGTGGCTGCCATTCATGTACGGGGTGGGGAGGCTGCTGGCGGCTCGTCTTCGCAGGTTGCAGGAACAGGGCCTTCCCCCCGTTATGAAATTGAGCTGGACAATGGAGAATTAGTGCCGGCGGATGATGTATATGTCACGGTGCAGAACTTTGCTGCGGCAGACCTGCTCCGGCCCCATGTGGATGTGTCGGCACTGGACAGCGTCAACTATGTATCGGTGGCGAATGTAGTCATGGCTTTTGCCAAAAAGGACATCCACACCGAGTATGACGGGTCCGGATTCCTGGTCCCGCGCAAGGAGGGACGCAATATTACCGCCTGCACCTGGACCTCGACCAAATGGCTGCATACCAGTCCCGATGACCGTGTGCTGCTGCGCTGCTATGTCGGCCGTTCGGGCGACGAACAGAACGTAGAGCTGCCGGATGCGGCACTGACAGAATTGGTGCTTAAGGATCTCAAGGAGATTATGGGAATCACGGCCCAGCCGATGTTCACGGAAATTACCCGGCTGAAGCACTCCATGCCGCAATATCCGGTGGGGCATCCGGCGAGGATAGCTGCACTGCGCAGCGAGCTCACCCAGAAGCTGCCGGGAGTCTATGCCTTTGGCGCCGGCTATGACGGGATTGGCATGCCGGACTGCATCAAGCAGGCCAAGCTGACGGCTGAAAGCGCCGCAGGGAGGCTCGTGCAGCAGCCTGAACCGGCAGCGGTGCTGAAATAA
- a CDS encoding CapA family protein: MITALLTYSFMGGDGKDGQPPPAAEVASSPSPDPGEAAASVPPTLTPSLAPEATPEPEPSNSPSPAAEITPVPTEPAPTVAPEESAVPEKTDDPGVTGTPQGADSGLISGLPENAGTTVKLNFAGDVIFSGKAGQLLKQKGYDYSYAALDGIFKKDDLTVLNLETPITTGGVGAANKQFVFKGEPKALDSMKAAGVDAVNLANNHTLDQGEEGLLDTLEHLNKRGIPYVGGGVDAAEAYSAKYFERNGIRIALLGFTRVMPVMEWKAEAGKPGVASVYDSAEALKAVAAAKKKADLVVVVVHWGKERMEQYDSVQQSLGHSFIDAGADLVIGGHPHVLQGIEPYKGKWIAYSTGNFIFTRSQTRATWDTAVFQAECSVEGQCSMKLKPMNAELAQPVPMNEVDGQLLLHKVESLSSGLVKIGSDGNVVQVVK, encoded by the coding sequence ATGATTACTGCACTGCTTACCTATTCTTTTATGGGAGGCGATGGGAAAGACGGCCAGCCTCCGCCTGCCGCAGAAGTGGCCAGCTCGCCTTCACCTGATCCGGGGGAGGCTGCTGCATCCGTTCCGCCAACCTTAACGCCATCGCTGGCACCGGAAGCGACGCCTGAACCAGAGCCTTCCAATTCGCCTTCGCCGGCTGCGGAGATAACACCGGTTCCTACCGAACCTGCTCCCACCGTTGCGCCGGAAGAAAGCGCCGTCCCGGAAAAGACGGACGATCCTGGGGTCACAGGAACCCCACAGGGTGCTGACAGCGGCTTAATCTCCGGCCTGCCGGAGAATGCCGGGACCACAGTAAAGCTGAACTTTGCCGGAGATGTCATTTTTTCAGGCAAGGCGGGACAGCTCCTGAAGCAAAAAGGTTATGACTACTCCTACGCCGCGCTGGACGGCATATTCAAGAAGGATGATTTGACTGTTCTCAACTTGGAGACCCCCATTACTACCGGAGGGGTAGGTGCCGCAAACAAGCAGTTTGTATTCAAAGGAGAACCCAAGGCACTCGACTCCATGAAGGCTGCCGGTGTGGATGCCGTCAATCTGGCCAACAACCATACCCTGGATCAGGGAGAGGAAGGCCTGCTGGACACGCTGGAGCACTTGAACAAGCGCGGCATTCCCTATGTGGGAGGCGGAGTCGATGCAGCAGAGGCGTACAGCGCCAAGTACTTTGAGCGCAACGGCATCCGCATCGCGCTGCTCGGATTTACACGAGTGATGCCTGTGATGGAGTGGAAGGCGGAGGCGGGCAAGCCGGGGGTGGCTTCGGTGTATGACAGTGCGGAAGCGCTGAAGGCTGTCGCCGCCGCCAAAAAGAAGGCAGACCTGGTCGTTGTGGTCGTGCACTGGGGCAAAGAGCGTATGGAACAATACGATTCCGTCCAGCAGTCCCTTGGGCACAGCTTTATTGATGCGGGCGCGGATCTGGTCATCGGCGGGCACCCCCATGTGCTGCAAGGGATCGAGCCTTACAAGGGCAAATGGATCGCCTACAGCACCGGCAACTTTATTTTTACCCGTTCCCAAACCCGGGCCACCTGGGATACCGCTGTGTTTCAAGCGGAATGCAGCGTAGAGGGACAGTGTTCCATGAAGCTTAAGCCGATGAATGCAGAGCTGGCCCAGCCGGTGCCCATGAATGAGGTGGACGGCCAGCTGCTGCTGCACAAAGTAGAGTCCCTGTCCTCCGGTCTGGTGAAGATCGGCAGTGACGGAAACGTAGTTCAGGTTGTCAAGTAA
- a CDS encoding glycerophosphodiester phosphodiesterase, translated as MKNMCVAHRGFSGKAPENTLAAVRMAIALPFVRWMEIDVQLTKDGVPVVIHDFSLDRTTNGHGKVKNMDYEHVRRLDAGSWKGRAFRGERVPSLKEVLELASGRLRLNIELKTSGDMYPGLEQAVIDLVNAHGMRDEVVLTSFDAGALQRIKELDPRFRTGLIYDSRSGDPARKLKELDCSFLSISFDRLNPGLAKLLAERGIRVMAWTVNKAKEMRRLSAMHSEIMICTNRPDIWGDTFLEA; from the coding sequence ATGAAAAATATGTGTGTGGCCCATCGCGGCTTCTCCGGAAAAGCTCCGGAGAACACGCTTGCTGCCGTACGGATGGCGATCGCGCTGCCGTTTGTGCGCTGGATGGAAATTGATGTTCAGCTCACGAAGGACGGCGTGCCGGTAGTGATTCATGATTTTTCACTGGACCGCACCACCAACGGGCATGGCAAGGTCAAAAATATGGATTACGAGCATGTCCGGCGTTTGGATGCGGGGAGCTGGAAAGGGCGTGCTTTTCGCGGGGAACGCGTGCCGTCGCTGAAGGAAGTGCTGGAGCTGGCCTCCGGCCGGCTGCGGCTGAACATTGAGCTTAAGACCAGCGGTGATATGTATCCGGGGCTGGAGCAGGCGGTCATTGATCTCGTGAATGCACACGGCATGCGCGACGAGGTGGTTCTGACCTCATTCGATGCCGGCGCGCTGCAGCGGATCAAGGAGCTGGACCCCCGCTTCCGAACGGGATTGATCTACGACTCCAGATCCGGTGATCCCGCGCGGAAGCTGAAGGAGCTGGACTGCTCCTTTTTATCGATCAGCTTTGACCGGTTGAATCCCGGTCTGGCGAAGCTGCTTGCTGAGCGGGGCATACGGGTGATGGCCTGGACGGTAAACAAGGCGAAGGAAATGCGCCGTCTGTCCGCCATGCATTCGGAGATCATGATCTGCACGAACCGCCCCGATATCTGGGGCGACACGTTTTTGGAGGCCTAG
- a CDS encoding fumarylacetoacetate hydrolase family protein has protein sequence MGADVNNIYCVGRNYRQHAEELGNKVPSEPLVFLKPSHAAVPLDKAIIQLPKDAGLIHYEGEIVLRIARDYVPGMSVQELVDVMALGLDFTLRDIHNDLQKKGLPWTPAKGFKNAAPLTPYIAFPETEELEATDYTVRKNGVEVQRGNVKNMIFSLQKIVDFIAARYGLGKDDLIFTGTPAGVGPVASGDSFELFWGETLLGTCLIG, from the coding sequence ATGGGCGCTGATGTTAACAATATCTATTGTGTTGGACGAAATTACAGGCAACATGCGGAGGAGCTGGGCAATAAGGTGCCTTCGGAGCCTCTGGTCTTTCTGAAGCCTTCCCATGCGGCGGTCCCCCTCGACAAGGCGATCATTCAGCTTCCCAAGGATGCCGGTCTGATTCACTACGAAGGTGAGATTGTGCTAAGGATTGCCCGGGATTATGTCCCCGGCATGAGTGTGCAGGAGCTGGTGGATGTAATGGCCCTCGGCCTGGATTTCACCCTGCGCGACATCCATAACGATCTGCAAAAGAAAGGGCTGCCCTGGACGCCCGCCAAAGGCTTCAAGAACGCTGCCCCGCTGACTCCCTACATTGCGTTTCCGGAGACCGAAGAACTGGAAGCGACCGATTACACTGTACGCAAGAATGGTGTGGAGGTGCAGCGCGGAAACGTCAAGAACATGATTTTTTCGCTGCAAAAAATCGTGGACTTCATTGCCGCCCGTTATGGGCTGGGCAAGGATGATCTTATCTTTACCGGTACTCCGGCAGGCGTAGGTCCGGTGGCTTCCGGCGATTCGTTCGAGCTGTTCTGGGGCGAAACTCTGCTGGGCACCTGCCTGATCGGTTAA
- a CDS encoding DUF92 domain-containing protein, translating into MQWVIGFGGALLVAGAAYYKQSLSFSGMLAAIAMGTIYFGAGNAFWFGILLLFFISSSLLSKLHHENKAELEAAYDKTGRRDAGQVFANGGLGMVLVLLNAIYPLELWGYLFIGVMATVTSDTWATEIGTLAKKPPRSVLTGRILPPGTSGGVSLPGTLAAAAGGALIGFASWLLRAASGMPEHPVLLLTLAGLVGGLVGAFADSVLGATVQRMNRCTVCGREVEASRHCGQPTVFARGWRWMNNDAVNAASSMLGGLAALLIGGL; encoded by the coding sequence CTGCAATGGGTGATCGGCTTCGGCGGGGCCTTGCTGGTAGCAGGAGCCGCTTATTACAAGCAGTCCCTAAGCTTCTCCGGGATGCTGGCGGCGATTGCGATGGGAACCATTTATTTTGGAGCAGGAAATGCCTTCTGGTTCGGCATTTTGCTGCTGTTCTTCATCTCGTCCAGCCTGCTCTCGAAGCTTCATCATGAGAATAAGGCGGAGCTGGAAGCCGCTTATGACAAAACAGGCCGCCGGGATGCCGGGCAGGTGTTCGCCAATGGCGGGCTGGGCATGGTGCTGGTGCTCCTGAACGCCATCTATCCCTTGGAGCTTTGGGGATATTTGTTCATCGGCGTCATGGCTACCGTGACCTCCGACACCTGGGCGACAGAGATTGGCACCCTGGCCAAGAAGCCGCCCCGCTCTGTGCTGACGGGACGGATACTCCCGCCCGGCACCTCCGGCGGCGTCTCGCTGCCGGGCACCCTGGCCGCCGCTGCCGGCGGCGCCCTGATCGGCTTTGCCTCCTGGCTGCTGCGCGCAGCCTCCGGCATGCCGGAGCATCCCGTCCTGCTGCTTACGCTGGCAGGACTTGTCGGGGGCCTCGTCGGCGCCTTTGCCGACTCGGTGCTGGGGGCGACCGTGCAGCGCATGAACCGCTGCACCGTATGCGGCCGCGAGGTGGAAGCCTCGCGGCATTGCGGCCAGCCCACGGTATTTGCCCGGGGCTGGCGCTGGATGAACAACGATGCTGTGAATGCCGCCAGCTCTATGCTGGGCGGGCTCGCCGCCCTGCTGATCGGCGGGCTGTGA
- a CDS encoding TetR/AcrR family transcriptional regulator: protein MSSASIHKHTAILDAAYELFGSGGFYETKISEVAERAGIAKGTVYLYFKNKEELFMAVTRRDCEGFLQQLEAKLQACSSLTGKLSVIAEHHLFYYYERKQHTKLFFRAPNNNPELVAYMALFMEEYMKAVVMVLLEGGASEPELMAQSYIGMLDRLKMDILFDPFFTEEEAHKRAKFAASLFIGGAVSNMNGSLGDWPAEQ, encoded by the coding sequence GTGAGCAGCGCATCCATTCATAAACATACAGCCATCCTGGATGCCGCTTACGAGCTCTTCGGTTCAGGCGGCTTCTACGAAACGAAGATTTCGGAAGTAGCGGAACGTGCAGGCATTGCCAAAGGCACGGTGTATTTGTATTTCAAAAATAAAGAGGAGTTGTTCATGGCCGTCACCCGGCGGGACTGTGAAGGATTCCTTCAGCAGCTGGAAGCCAAGCTCCAGGCATGCAGCAGCCTGACCGGGAAGCTGTCGGTTATTGCCGAACATCATCTGTTTTATTATTATGAGCGTAAGCAGCATACCAAGCTTTTTTTTCGGGCGCCGAACAACAACCCTGAGCTGGTCGCCTACATGGCGCTTTTCATGGAAGAATATATGAAAGCTGTAGTGATGGTGCTGCTGGAAGGCGGGGCGTCCGAGCCGGAGCTGATGGCCCAGTCATACATTGGCATGCTGGACCGGCTAAAAATGGATATTCTGTTTGATCCCTTCTTCACGGAGGAGGAGGCGCACAAACGGGCGAAGTTTGCCGCCAGCCTCTTTATCGGAGGGGCCGTCAGCAACATGAACGGATCACTTGGAGATTGGCCGGCAGAGCAATAA